The Triticum dicoccoides isolate Atlit2015 ecotype Zavitan chromosome 6A, WEW_v2.0, whole genome shotgun sequence genome has a window encoding:
- the LOC119318297 gene encoding formin-like protein 7 isoform X1, whose product MALFRKFFFKKPPDGVLLITDNIYVFDHCFSLNAPEEDQFEAHTRGIAAHLLEDFHDHSFMVTNFGTRAEESRLYHILSEYGMTVLDYPGHYEGCPLLTIEMVHCILKSSESWLSLGQHNLLIMHCEQGCWPILAFMLAALLLYLGQYSDEQKTLDMLYKQSSSEFLEMFSPLNPMPSQIRYLRYISMRNVMPEWPPADRALTLDCLTLRMLPDFQSQGGFCPIFRIYGPDPLMPHDQTPKVLFSTPKTSNLVRFNSQADERVNINLQCHVQGDVVIECSNLYDDLDREEMVFRVMFNTAFIRSNILMLSRDEIDMLWNAKDQFPKDFRAEVIFSDMDATTSLVTTEPLSHQDKQGLGVEEFAKVLDIFNHLDWLDGDMDIALDTPQKRFQVTSQGNINASPPDEPETFFDTQEELGFDNFSGEINSSARVLKLQNHFGMLGSTELKQGPPHSSPTEVPSKPHRIDLDPSRTEPPSVLFSPSEVTKPKASASSVATSSVTVTPQPVFSPVQPQPLPSDSAVQISSEASATTSAGKPGSQTPIQHEPSPLMVTKSGSSTSWIPSCAPPPLPLRPATVSLAPVPPTLPINTSTSLISVSLKSTMPSPSPPPEPSAFAQAFATEQLVKSQESSYEILKSLPDTSTASASSVCILKESSTPKASSPVTLPAIPLNSDSGPLVTPVTRSDLNPASSLPPPPPPPPPPPIKAATVYEQETSRKEKVAPPQPPPPPPPPALPQAPFENATQSFTTYEISSPPVRSSPPPPPPPPPPSLVSRKETVTPPQPPPPPPPPALPRAPFANSSTQSFTAYEISSPPKKVRSSPPPPPPPPPSLVKSSFSPPRAPPPPPPPPPLPNNHLVSSSHLQFADKKVSSASKYAVPSPLSPNFSQTVPRLQAPTIPPPPPPPRSSSLVSSCPSTSGRHFMAAPHPPPPPPRLHTMASRVLAPPAPPLLVAAPHPPPPPPPLHTMSSRGSAPPVPPLPPPKLAGASNASQKQSVTRPPPPPPGPPPKNSSNSLPSKGTVVSAAPPPPPTLSFGAKGRSAVRSKSPRGLRANQPSKRTPLKPLHWVKVSRATQGSLWADTQKSDEASRTPEIDLSELESLFSVSMPSTDAKRTRQRPPVASKQEKVHLIDLQRSKNCEIMLRNIKMPLPDLMASVLTLDDSIVDGDQVDYLIKFCPTKEEMELLKGYTGSKDNLGKCEQLFLEMMKVPRVESKLRILSFKIKFLTQVADVKNNLNTINGVAEEVRNSDKLKRVMQTILSLGNALNQGTARGSAVGFRLDSLLKLIDIRARNNKMTLMHYLCKVLAGKLPEVLDFVKDLAHLEPATKIQLKDLAEEMQAITKGLEKVEQELATSEKDGPVSETFYKKLKEFLADAQAEGRSLASLYSTAGKSADSLAHYFGEDPVRCPFEQVVSTLLSFVKTFERAHAENLRQAEAEKKKAQMEAEREKAKAAAAHKKAGSPEPGVSDR is encoded by the exons ATGGCGCTGTTCCGCaagttcttcttcaagaagccgccCGACGGGGTGCTCCTCATCACGGATAACATCTACG TTTTCGATCATTGCTTCTCCTTGAATGCACCGGAAGAGGACCAGTTCGAGGCACACACCAGAGGCATCGCAGCACATCTTCTAGAAGACTTCCATGATCACTCATTCATGGTCACGAACTTCGGGACTCGGGCAGAGGAAAGCCGCTTATACCACATTTTATCCGAGTATGGCATGACTGTTTTGGACTACCCGGGCCACTACGAGGGGTGTCCACTTCTCACCATCGAAATGGTCCACTGCATCCTGAAGTCCAGCGAAAGCTGGCTCTCTCTGGGCCAGCACAACTTACTCATAATGCACTGCGAGCAAGGGTGCTGGCCTATCCTGGCTTTCATGCTAGCCGCTCTCTTGTTGTACCTGGGCCAGTATTCAGATGAGCAGAAAACACTGGATATGCTCTACAAACAATCATCTTCCGAGTTCTTGGAGATGTTCTCACCTCTAAATCCCATGCCTTCTCAAATTAGATACTTGCGGTATATTTCGATGAGGAATGTCATGCCTGAGTGGCCTCCCGCTGATAGAGCCCTCACACTGGATTGTCTGACTTTGAGGATGCTTCCTGATTTTCAAAGTCAAGGTGGTTTTTGTCCAATATTCAGGATATATGGTCCAGATCCACTCATGCCCCATGATCAGACTCCCAAAGTTCTTTTTTCAACCCCCAAAACAAGTAATCTTGTCCGTTTTAATTCACAG GCAGATGAACGGGTGAACATAAACCTTCAATGTCATGTCCAAGGTGACGTTGTCATAGAGTGTAGCAACTTGTATGATGATCTAGATCGCGAGGAGATGGTATTCCGGGTCATGTTCAACACCGCTTTCATCAGGTCAAACATCTTGATGCTCAGCCGTGATGAAATAGACATGCTATGGAATGCAAAAGATCAATTCCCTAAAGATTTTCGAGCTGAG GTTATCTTTTCTGACATGGATGCAACTACTTCGCTTGTTACGACAGAGCCTTTGAGTCATCAAGATAAACAAGGACTTGGTGTTGAAGAGTTTGCTAAAGTGCTAGATATCTTCAACCATTTGGACTGGTTGGATGGGGATATGGATATTGCACTGGACACACCCCAGAAAAGGTTCCAGGTTACTTCCCAAGGAAATATTAATGCATCCCCTCCTGATGAGCCTGAAACCTTTTTTGATACTCAAGAAGAACTTGGCTTTGATAATTTCTCTGGTGAAATCAACTCTTCTGCTCGTGTGCTGAAGCTTCAAAATCACTTTGGTATGCTTGGCAGCACTGAACTTAAACAAGGCCCCCCACATTCAAGTCCAACGGAAGTTCCATCCAAACCACATAGAATAGATTTGGATCCTTCACGAACAGAGCCTCCTTCGGTGTTGTTTTCACCATCAGAGGTTACAAAGCCAAAGGCTAGTGCTTCATCAGTAGCAACATCTTCAGTTACAGTTACACCCCAGCCTGTATTTTCACCAGTTCAACCGCAGCCACTGCCATCTGATTCTGCTGTGCAAATTTCATCAGAGGCATCAGCGACAACATCTGCAGGGAAGCCTGGTTCACAAACTCCAATACAGCATGAACCTTCACCTCTTATGGTAACTAAATCAGGATCATCAACATCTTGGATACCATCATGTGCACCTCCTCCGCTTCCTCTCCGACCGGCCACTGTTTCATTAGCCCCTGTTCCCCCTACCTTACCCATAAATACTAGTACAAGTCTGATCAGTGTTTCCCTTAAATCAACCATGCCCTCCCCTTCACCTCCTCCAGAGCCATCAGCCTTTGCACAAGCTTTTGCAACGGAACAACTGGTTAAATCACAAGAATCTTCTTACGAGATTCTCAAGTCACTGCCTGATACTTCTACAGCTTCAGCTTCTTCAGTTTGTATACTAAAGGAATCTAGTACCCCTAAAGCATCTTCACCGGTGACGTTGCCTGCAATTCCTCTGAATTCAGACTCAGGGCCCTTAGTAACTCCAGTCACAAGATCAGATCTTAACCCAGCATCGTCgctcccaccaccaccaccgccacctccccctcctcctataAAAGCAGCCACTGTGTATGAACAGGAGACAAGCAGGAAAGAAAAGGTTGCACCACCTCAGCCTCCACCCCCACCACCTCCACCAGCACTGCCACAAGCACCTTTTGAAAATGCTACACAGTCGTTTACTACGTATGAAATTTCTTCCCCACCAGTTCGATCTTCACCACCACCcccgcccccgccaccacctccctCATTGGTAAGCAGAAAAGAAACGGTTACACCAcctcagcctcctcctccgccacctccACCAGCACTGCCACGAGCACCTTTTGCAAATTCTTCTACACAGTCGTTTACTGCGTATGAAATTTCTTCCCCGCCAAAGAAAGTTCGatcttcaccaccaccaccaccgccaccacccccctcATTGGTAAAATCATCATTTTCTCCTCCACGTgcaccgccgccaccacccccACCTCCTCCACTACCTAATAACCATTTAGTTTCATCATCTCATCTGCAGTTTGCTGACAAAAAGGTCAGTTCAGCATCAAAATATGCGGTTCCATCACCTTTGAGCCCCAACTTTTCACAAACAGTTCCAAGGCTGCAAGCACCAACcattccaccaccacctcctccacctcGAAGTAGCTCGTTGGTTTCTTCATGTCCATCCACAAGTGGTAGACATTTCATGGCTGCCCCTCATCCTCCCCCACCTCCCCCACGATTGCATACCATGGCATCTCGTGTATTGGCGCCACCTGCACCCCCGTTACTCGTTGCTGCCCCTCATCCTCCCCCACCTCCCCCGCCATtgcataccatgtcatctcgtgggTCAGCACCACCTGTACCCCCATTGCCTCCTCCGAAGCTAGCTGGGGCCAGCAATGCTTCACAAAAACAATCAGTAACCCGACCACCGCCACCTCCACCAGGCCCACCTCCTAAGAATTCTTCAAACTCTTTGCCAAGCAAAGGAACCGTTGTCAGTGCTGCCCCTCCCCCGCCTCCTACATTATCATTTGGTGCAAAGGGCCGCAGCGCAGTCCGGTCAAAAAGCCCTAGAGGTTTGCGTGCCAACCAGCCATCCAAGAGGACACCTCTGAAGCCATTACACTGGGTAAAAGTGTCAAGAGCAACACAGGGAAGCTTATGGGCAGATACACAGAAGTCTGATGAAGCATCTAG GACTCCAGAGATTGATCTGTCTGAGCTTGAAAGTCTTTTCTCAGTATCCATGCCAAGTACGGATGCAAAACGGACACGCCAACGTCCTCCTGTTGCATCAAAACAAGAAAAAGTTCACTTG ATTGACCTCCAGCGTTCAAAGAATTGTGAAATTATGCTGCGGAACATTAAGATGCCATTGCCTGATTTGATG GCTTCAGTGCTTACCCTTGATGATTCCATCGTTGATGGTGATCAAGTAGATTATCTGATAAAGTTCTGCCCAACTAAGGAAGAAATGGAACTGCTCAAA GGTTATACAGGCAGCAAAGATAATCTAGGAAAATGTGAGCAG TTGTTCTTGGAAATGATGAAAGTGCCAAGGGTGGAGTCAAAACTGAGAATCTTATCCTTTAAGATAAAGTTTCTTACACAG GTTGCAGACGTGAAAAATAACTTGAATACCATTAATGGTGTTGCTGAAGAG GTTAGGAACTCTGACAAGCTTAAGCGAGTGATGCAAACAATTCTTTCCTTGGGGAATGCATTAAACCAAGGAACTGCAAGGG GTTCAGCCGTTGGATTTAGATTAGATAGTCTTCTTAAGCTCATTGATATACGGGCACGAAACAATAAGATGACTCTCATGCATTATTTGTGCAAG GTTCTTGCAGGCAAGCTTCCTGAAGTTCTTGATTTTGTTAAGGATCTTGCGCATTTAGAACCCGCCACAAAG ATCCAATTGAAAGACTTGGCGGAGGAAATGCAAGCGATAACTAAGGGACTGGAAAAGGTTGAGCAGGAACTGGCAACATCTGAAAAAGATGGTCCAGTGTCTGAGACGTTTTACAAG AAACTGAAGGAATTTCTGGCTGATGCCCAAGCTGAAGGGAGGTCATTAGCTTCGCTTTACAGTACAGCG GGCAAAAGCGCGGATTCTCTAGCACATTATTTTGGTGAAGATCCTGTGCGGTGTCCATTTGAGCAAG TTGTCTCCACTCTGCTAAgcttcgtgaaaactttcgagcggGCGCATGCCGAGAACCTCAGGCAGGCGGAGGCGGAGAAGAAGAAAGCCCAGATGGAAGCCGAGAGAGAGAAGGCGAAGGCAGCTGCCGCTCACAAGAAGGCGGGGTCGCCGGAGCCAGGGGTTTCCGACCGATGA
- the LOC119318297 gene encoding formin-like protein 7 isoform X2, producing MALFRKFFFKKPPDGVLLITDNIYVFDHCFSLNAPEEDQFEAHTRGIAAHLLEDFHDHSFMVTNFGTRAEESRLYHILSEYGMTVLDYPGHYEGCPLLTIEMVHCILKSSESWLSLGQHNLLIMHCEQGCWPILAFMLAALLLYLGQYSDEQKTLDMLYKQSSSEFLEMFSPLNPMPSQIRYLRYISMRNVMPEWPPADRALTLDCLTLRMLPDFQSQGGFCPIFRIYGPDPLMPHDQTPKVLFSTPKTSNLVRFNSQADERVNINLQCHVQGDVVIECSNLYDDLDREEMVFRVMFNTAFIRSNILMLSRDEIDMLWNAKDQFPKDFRAEVIFSDMDATTSLVTTEPLSHQDKQGLGVEEFAKVLDIFNHLDWLDGDMDIALDTPQKRFQVTSQGNINASPPDEPETFFDTQEELGFDNFSGEINSSARVLKLQNHFGMLGSTELKQGPPHSSPTEVPSKPHRIDLDPSRTEPPSVLFSPSEVTKPKASASSVATSSVTVTPQPVFSPVQPQPLPSDSAVQISSEASATTSAGKPGSQTPIQHEPSPLMVTKSGSSTSWIPSCAPPPLPLRPATVSLAPVPPTLPINTSTSLISVSLKSTMPSPSPPPEPSAFAQAFATEQLVKSQESSYEILKSLPDTSTASASSVCILKESSTPKASSPVTLPAIPLNSDSGPLVTPVTRSDLNPASSLPPPPPPPPPPPIKAATVYEQETSRKEKVAPPQPPPPPPPPALPQAPFENATQSFTTYEISSPPVRSSPPPPPPPPPPSLVSRKETVTPPQPPPPPPPPALPRAPFANSSTQSFTAYEISSPPKKVRSSPPPPPPPPPSLVKSSFSPPRAPPPPPPPPPLPNNHLVSSSHLQFADKKVSSASKYAVPSPLSPNFSQTVPRLQAPTIPPPPPPPRSSSLVSSCPSTSGRHFMAAPHPPPPPPRLHTMASRVLAPPAPPLLVAAPHPPPPPPPLHTMSSRGSAPPVPPLPPPKLAGASNASQKQSVTRPPPPPPGPPPKNSSNSLPSKGTVVSAAPPPPPTLSFGAKGRSAVRSKSPRGLRANQPSKRTPLKPLHWVKVSRATQGSLWADTQKSDEASRTPEIDLSELESLFSVSMPSTDAKRTRQRPPVASKQEKVHLIDLQRSKNCEIMLRNIKMPLPDLMASVLTLDDSIVDGDQVDYLIKFCPTKEEMELLKGYTGSKDNLGKCEQKR from the exons ATGGCGCTGTTCCGCaagttcttcttcaagaagccgccCGACGGGGTGCTCCTCATCACGGATAACATCTACG TTTTCGATCATTGCTTCTCCTTGAATGCACCGGAAGAGGACCAGTTCGAGGCACACACCAGAGGCATCGCAGCACATCTTCTAGAAGACTTCCATGATCACTCATTCATGGTCACGAACTTCGGGACTCGGGCAGAGGAAAGCCGCTTATACCACATTTTATCCGAGTATGGCATGACTGTTTTGGACTACCCGGGCCACTACGAGGGGTGTCCACTTCTCACCATCGAAATGGTCCACTGCATCCTGAAGTCCAGCGAAAGCTGGCTCTCTCTGGGCCAGCACAACTTACTCATAATGCACTGCGAGCAAGGGTGCTGGCCTATCCTGGCTTTCATGCTAGCCGCTCTCTTGTTGTACCTGGGCCAGTATTCAGATGAGCAGAAAACACTGGATATGCTCTACAAACAATCATCTTCCGAGTTCTTGGAGATGTTCTCACCTCTAAATCCCATGCCTTCTCAAATTAGATACTTGCGGTATATTTCGATGAGGAATGTCATGCCTGAGTGGCCTCCCGCTGATAGAGCCCTCACACTGGATTGTCTGACTTTGAGGATGCTTCCTGATTTTCAAAGTCAAGGTGGTTTTTGTCCAATATTCAGGATATATGGTCCAGATCCACTCATGCCCCATGATCAGACTCCCAAAGTTCTTTTTTCAACCCCCAAAACAAGTAATCTTGTCCGTTTTAATTCACAG GCAGATGAACGGGTGAACATAAACCTTCAATGTCATGTCCAAGGTGACGTTGTCATAGAGTGTAGCAACTTGTATGATGATCTAGATCGCGAGGAGATGGTATTCCGGGTCATGTTCAACACCGCTTTCATCAGGTCAAACATCTTGATGCTCAGCCGTGATGAAATAGACATGCTATGGAATGCAAAAGATCAATTCCCTAAAGATTTTCGAGCTGAG GTTATCTTTTCTGACATGGATGCAACTACTTCGCTTGTTACGACAGAGCCTTTGAGTCATCAAGATAAACAAGGACTTGGTGTTGAAGAGTTTGCTAAAGTGCTAGATATCTTCAACCATTTGGACTGGTTGGATGGGGATATGGATATTGCACTGGACACACCCCAGAAAAGGTTCCAGGTTACTTCCCAAGGAAATATTAATGCATCCCCTCCTGATGAGCCTGAAACCTTTTTTGATACTCAAGAAGAACTTGGCTTTGATAATTTCTCTGGTGAAATCAACTCTTCTGCTCGTGTGCTGAAGCTTCAAAATCACTTTGGTATGCTTGGCAGCACTGAACTTAAACAAGGCCCCCCACATTCAAGTCCAACGGAAGTTCCATCCAAACCACATAGAATAGATTTGGATCCTTCACGAACAGAGCCTCCTTCGGTGTTGTTTTCACCATCAGAGGTTACAAAGCCAAAGGCTAGTGCTTCATCAGTAGCAACATCTTCAGTTACAGTTACACCCCAGCCTGTATTTTCACCAGTTCAACCGCAGCCACTGCCATCTGATTCTGCTGTGCAAATTTCATCAGAGGCATCAGCGACAACATCTGCAGGGAAGCCTGGTTCACAAACTCCAATACAGCATGAACCTTCACCTCTTATGGTAACTAAATCAGGATCATCAACATCTTGGATACCATCATGTGCACCTCCTCCGCTTCCTCTCCGACCGGCCACTGTTTCATTAGCCCCTGTTCCCCCTACCTTACCCATAAATACTAGTACAAGTCTGATCAGTGTTTCCCTTAAATCAACCATGCCCTCCCCTTCACCTCCTCCAGAGCCATCAGCCTTTGCACAAGCTTTTGCAACGGAACAACTGGTTAAATCACAAGAATCTTCTTACGAGATTCTCAAGTCACTGCCTGATACTTCTACAGCTTCAGCTTCTTCAGTTTGTATACTAAAGGAATCTAGTACCCCTAAAGCATCTTCACCGGTGACGTTGCCTGCAATTCCTCTGAATTCAGACTCAGGGCCCTTAGTAACTCCAGTCACAAGATCAGATCTTAACCCAGCATCGTCgctcccaccaccaccaccgccacctccccctcctcctataAAAGCAGCCACTGTGTATGAACAGGAGACAAGCAGGAAAGAAAAGGTTGCACCACCTCAGCCTCCACCCCCACCACCTCCACCAGCACTGCCACAAGCACCTTTTGAAAATGCTACACAGTCGTTTACTACGTATGAAATTTCTTCCCCACCAGTTCGATCTTCACCACCACCcccgcccccgccaccacctccctCATTGGTAAGCAGAAAAGAAACGGTTACACCAcctcagcctcctcctccgccacctccACCAGCACTGCCACGAGCACCTTTTGCAAATTCTTCTACACAGTCGTTTACTGCGTATGAAATTTCTTCCCCGCCAAAGAAAGTTCGatcttcaccaccaccaccaccgccaccacccccctcATTGGTAAAATCATCATTTTCTCCTCCACGTgcaccgccgccaccacccccACCTCCTCCACTACCTAATAACCATTTAGTTTCATCATCTCATCTGCAGTTTGCTGACAAAAAGGTCAGTTCAGCATCAAAATATGCGGTTCCATCACCTTTGAGCCCCAACTTTTCACAAACAGTTCCAAGGCTGCAAGCACCAACcattccaccaccacctcctccacctcGAAGTAGCTCGTTGGTTTCTTCATGTCCATCCACAAGTGGTAGACATTTCATGGCTGCCCCTCATCCTCCCCCACCTCCCCCACGATTGCATACCATGGCATCTCGTGTATTGGCGCCACCTGCACCCCCGTTACTCGTTGCTGCCCCTCATCCTCCCCCACCTCCCCCGCCATtgcataccatgtcatctcgtgggTCAGCACCACCTGTACCCCCATTGCCTCCTCCGAAGCTAGCTGGGGCCAGCAATGCTTCACAAAAACAATCAGTAACCCGACCACCGCCACCTCCACCAGGCCCACCTCCTAAGAATTCTTCAAACTCTTTGCCAAGCAAAGGAACCGTTGTCAGTGCTGCCCCTCCCCCGCCTCCTACATTATCATTTGGTGCAAAGGGCCGCAGCGCAGTCCGGTCAAAAAGCCCTAGAGGTTTGCGTGCCAACCAGCCATCCAAGAGGACACCTCTGAAGCCATTACACTGGGTAAAAGTGTCAAGAGCAACACAGGGAAGCTTATGGGCAGATACACAGAAGTCTGATGAAGCATCTAG GACTCCAGAGATTGATCTGTCTGAGCTTGAAAGTCTTTTCTCAGTATCCATGCCAAGTACGGATGCAAAACGGACACGCCAACGTCCTCCTGTTGCATCAAAACAAGAAAAAGTTCACTTG ATTGACCTCCAGCGTTCAAAGAATTGTGAAATTATGCTGCGGAACATTAAGATGCCATTGCCTGATTTGATG GCTTCAGTGCTTACCCTTGATGATTCCATCGTTGATGGTGATCAAGTAGATTATCTGATAAAGTTCTGCCCAACTAAGGAAGAAATGGAACTGCTCAAA GGTTATACAGGCAGCAAAGATAATCTAGGAAAATGTGAGCAG AAAAGGTGA
- the LOC119318297 gene encoding formin-like protein 7 isoform X3: MALFRKFFFKKPPDGVLLITDNIYVFDHCFSLNAPEEDQFEAHTRGIAAHLLEDFHDHSFMVTNFGTRAEESRLYHILSEYGMTVLDYPGHYEGCPLLTIEMVHCILKSSESWLSLGQHNLLIMHCEQGCWPILAFMLAALLLYLGQYSDEQKTLDMLYKQSSSEFLEMFSPLNPMPSQIRYLRYISMRNVMPEWPPADRALTLDCLTLRMLPDFQSQGGFCPIFRIYGPDPLMPHDQTPKVLFSTPKTSNLVRFNSQADERVNINLQCHVQGDVVIECSNLYDDLDREEMVFRVMFNTAFIRSNILMLSRDEIDMLWNAKDQFPKDFRAESL, translated from the exons ATGGCGCTGTTCCGCaagttcttcttcaagaagccgccCGACGGGGTGCTCCTCATCACGGATAACATCTACG TTTTCGATCATTGCTTCTCCTTGAATGCACCGGAAGAGGACCAGTTCGAGGCACACACCAGAGGCATCGCAGCACATCTTCTAGAAGACTTCCATGATCACTCATTCATGGTCACGAACTTCGGGACTCGGGCAGAGGAAAGCCGCTTATACCACATTTTATCCGAGTATGGCATGACTGTTTTGGACTACCCGGGCCACTACGAGGGGTGTCCACTTCTCACCATCGAAATGGTCCACTGCATCCTGAAGTCCAGCGAAAGCTGGCTCTCTCTGGGCCAGCACAACTTACTCATAATGCACTGCGAGCAAGGGTGCTGGCCTATCCTGGCTTTCATGCTAGCCGCTCTCTTGTTGTACCTGGGCCAGTATTCAGATGAGCAGAAAACACTGGATATGCTCTACAAACAATCATCTTCCGAGTTCTTGGAGATGTTCTCACCTCTAAATCCCATGCCTTCTCAAATTAGATACTTGCGGTATATTTCGATGAGGAATGTCATGCCTGAGTGGCCTCCCGCTGATAGAGCCCTCACACTGGATTGTCTGACTTTGAGGATGCTTCCTGATTTTCAAAGTCAAGGTGGTTTTTGTCCAATATTCAGGATATATGGTCCAGATCCACTCATGCCCCATGATCAGACTCCCAAAGTTCTTTTTTCAACCCCCAAAACAAGTAATCTTGTCCGTTTTAATTCACAG GCAGATGAACGGGTGAACATAAACCTTCAATGTCATGTCCAAGGTGACGTTGTCATAGAGTGTAGCAACTTGTATGATGATCTAGATCGCGAGGAGATGGTATTCCGGGTCATGTTCAACACCGCTTTCATCAGGTCAAACATCTTGATGCTCAGCCGTGATGAAATAGACATGCTATGGAATGCAAAAGATCAATTCCCTAAAGATTTTCGAGCTGAG AGCCTTTGA
- the LOC119318299 gene encoding BAG-associated GRAM protein 1-like produces MTPQAAPASAALGFLVPTRWEIEVTCAAATALVLVLAALYALHRPRRAPAAADGLQLVDKCHKGAPSAYAVNLKLLAAKDLMAANLNGNSDPYARITCGQDKRFSSMVPGSRNPMWGEEFNFVVDCLPVKIKVEIYDWDIVWKSTTLGSVTVSVESEKQSGPVWHALDSSSGRVCLHIKAIRVNESSSRDLNNSAEADARKRMSLDKEGPTVVHQKPGHLQTIFGLPPDEVVEHTYSCALERSFLYHGRMYVSLWHICFYSNIFSKQIKVELPLRDIDEITKSQLAVINPAITIFLRTGAGGHGVPSLACPDGRVRYIFASFWNRNHTVRALEQAVKNFHTMIEAEKQEYARSALRALSGSRNNSMETDVPEECADLTGLLQPFVKEEVLVSVFDGTFPCTADQFFSNLISDDSTYTTEYRTARQDKDINLGQWHLADEYDGQVRELNCKSMCHSPMCPPYSAITEWQRTVLSANKTDLVFETVQQVHDVPFGSYFEIHCRWSVKTIDSSSCSVDISAGAHFKKWCIMQSKIKSGAVDELKKEVGEMLGFAESYMLKVSSPN; encoded by the exons ATGACGCCGCAGGCTGCGCCGGCGTCGGCGGCGCTCGGGTTCCTCGTCCCGACGCGCTGGGAGATCGAGGTCACCTGCGCCGCCGCGACggccctcgtcctcgtcctcgccgcGCTCTACGcgctccaccgcccgcgccgcgcgCCCGCGGCCGCCGACGGCCTCCAGCTCGTCGACAAG TGCCACAAGGGAGCGCCCTCGGCGTATGCGGTCAAC CTGAAGCTGCTCGCCGCCAAGGATTTGATGGCGGCCAACTTAAACGGGAATTCAGACCCGTATGCACGCATCACCTGCGGCCAAGATAAGCGTTTCAG CTCCATGGTTCCTGGCTCAAGAAACCCAATGTGGGGAGAGGAATTCAATTTTGTTGTTGACTGCCTTCCTGTAAAG ATAAAGGTGGAAATATACGATTGGGACATAGTATGGAAGAGCACAACACTTGGTTCTGTTACTGTTTCAGTTGAGTCTGAGAAGCAGAGTGGACCAGTTTGGCATGCACTTGACAGCTCATCAGGGCGG GTTTGTCTCCATATCAAGGCGATCAGGGTTAATGAGAGCTCCTCCAG GGATCTAAACAACTCTGCTGAGGCTGATGCTCGTAAAAGGATGTCCTTAGACAAAGAAGGCCCTACTGTCGTTCACCAAAAGCCAGGTCATTTACAGACAATTTTTGGGCTACCTCCAGATGAG GTTGTTGAACACACTTATTCATGTGCACTTGAGAGGTCATTTCTATATCACGGTCGCATGTATGTGTCTTTATGGCACATTTGCTTCTATTCAAACATCTTCTCTAAGCAGATTAAG GTTGAGCTCCCTTTGAGAGATATTGATGAG ATAACAAAAAGCCAACTTGCAGTTATTAATCCTGCAATTACGATATTTCTTCGAACGGGAGCGGGAGGACATGGAGTTCCTTCCTTAGCATGCCCTGATG gAAGAGTTAGATATATATTTGCATCGTTTTGGAACAGAAACCACACAGTTAGAGCATTGGAACAAGCTGTGAAGAACTTCCATACCATGATAGAGGCTGAGAAACAG GAATATGCTCGATCTGCATTACGTGCACTCAGTGGCTCAAGAAACAATAGCATGGAGACAGATGTTCCAgaagaatgtgctgatttaacaggGCTACTGCAACCTtttgtcaaagaagaagttctagtCTCTGTATTTGAT GGAACATTTCCGTGTACTGCAGACCAGTTTTTCAGTAATCTTATAAGTGATGACTCAACTTACACAACAGAATATCGGACAGCTCGTCAGGATAAAGATATCAAC CTGGGCCAGTGGCACCTTGCAGATGAGTACGATGGTCAGGTGAGAGAACTTAACTGTAAATCCATGTGCCACAGTCCAATGTGCCCTCCATATTCAGCAATAACAGAGTGGCAGCGTACGGTTCTTTCAGCTAACAAAACCGATCTG GTATTCGAGACTGTACAACAAGTACATGATGTTCCGTTTGGTTCCTATTTTGAG ATACACTGTAGATGGTCTGTGAAAACCATCGATTCTAGTTCGTGCAGTGTTGACATTAGTGCGG GTGCACATTTCAAGAAATGGTGCATAATGCAGTCTAAGATAAAGAGTGGTGCTGTGGACGAG TTAAAGAAGGAAGTTGGAGAAATGTTAGGGTTTGCGGAGTCGTATATGCTAAAAGTTAGCTCCCCTAACTAA